A genomic window from Passer domesticus isolate bPasDom1 chromosome Z, bPasDom1.hap1, whole genome shotgun sequence includes:
- the LOC135291262 gene encoding zinc finger protein 541-like translates to MLLSGGPPTAQGHPLADYHYAGSDRWTAEEKEAFQKAFHTYGKDFHLIKKQIPSKTVAQCVEYYYCWKKEQKLASSTLAQTAGKRKRRKSPPRKETGETGKRSRKRAGSAECPCGQPRQPRQPAGGPFPCGQCQRHHRAS, encoded by the exons atgttgctctcgggggggcctccaacagctcaaggccatcccttggctgattatcattacGCAG GCTCAGATagatggacagctgaggagaaggaggccttccaaaaggctttccacacctacggcaaggatttccatctcatcaagaagcag atcccgagtaagaccgtggcacagtgtgtggagtactactactgctggaaaaaagagcagaaacttgccagcagcactcttgctcag actgcaggcaaacggaagaggaggaaaagccctcccaggaaggagactggggagaccgggaagagaagccgcaagcgggctggcagcgcggagtgtccctgcgGCCAGCCGCGCCAGCCGCGCCAGCcagcgggaggcccctttccgtgcgggcagtgccaacg gcaccacagggcaagctga